In one Candidatus Methylomirabilota bacterium genomic region, the following are encoded:
- a CDS encoding M48 family metalloprotease — translation MALGIETLRVIDLGVGAHPRCKFGLVVTTGALRSLDLDELRTALAHEIGHVQLGHVKSREARRQVEATGSAKGSPIESDDGQALGRRRAYDRQEELAADRYAVELLDKLPGSPGRGCTRVMTLIERLDLERLAPMWSHWLDTHPTPGARLAALRELCPKTP, via the coding sequence GTGGCGCTGGGCATCGAGACGCTTCGGGTCATCGATCTGGGTGTGGGCGCGCACCCTCGCTGCAAGTTCGGCCTGGTGGTGACCACGGGGGCTCTGCGAAGCCTCGATCTGGACGAGCTCCGGACGGCCCTTGCCCATGAGATTGGCCACGTGCAGCTCGGCCATGTCAAAAGCCGCGAGGCGAGGCGACAGGTCGAAGCGACAGGATCCGCCAAGGGCTCACCGATCGAGTCGGACGACGGCCAGGCGCTCGGCCGCCGTCGAGCCTATGATCGGCAGGAAGAGCTCGCGGCCGACCGCTATGCCGTGGAGCTGCTGGACAAGCTGCCGGGAAGCCCCGGGCGTGGCTGCACGAGGGTGATGACCCTCATCGAGCGACTCGACCTCGAGCGCCTGGCGCCCATGTGGTCCCACTGGCTCGATACCCATCCGACGCCCGGGGCACGCCTGGCGGCGCTCCGCGAGCTCTGTCCCAAGACCCCATGA